The following are from one region of the Edwardsiella tarda ATCC 15947 = NBRC 105688 genome:
- the ampC gene encoding class C beta-lactamase, whose product MIIQRFSCALALCAVSFSPFTQAAQPATEAQRVAVAVEQTIVPLLQQQQIPGMAVAVVYRGKSYYYNYGVADQATQRAVTPQTLFELGSVSKTFTGVLGGYALQRGDIRLQDRAATLWPALSGTQWHNITLQQLATYTAGGLPLQVPESVGDKAQLLDFYQRWQPQWAAGTTRYYSNASIGLFGMLAVQPSGLSFSQAMARWILQPLALRHTYLNVPAAAMANYAWGYRDGHPLRVTPGALDEEAYGIKSTSQDMASWLQANMDPAQVKDKTLRQALDFAQSRYYQAGALYQGLGWEMLNWPLNAQTLIADSANSVALQPRVVRLITPPSAPQAASWVHKTGSTNGFGAYIAFIPQAQLGIVMLANKNYPNPQRVQAAYTILQHLQ is encoded by the coding sequence ATGATAATTCAACGATTCTCTTGTGCTCTCGCGTTGTGCGCGGTGTCCTTCTCTCCTTTTACACAGGCCGCACAACCAGCGACGGAAGCGCAACGCGTCGCCGTAGCGGTGGAGCAGACCATCGTGCCATTGCTGCAACAGCAGCAGATCCCCGGCATGGCGGTGGCGGTGGTCTATCGAGGCAAATCCTACTACTACAACTATGGTGTTGCCGATCAGGCGACTCAGCGTGCGGTGACCCCACAGACATTGTTTGAATTAGGCTCGGTAAGTAAAACCTTTACTGGCGTTCTGGGCGGTTATGCCTTACAGCGAGGCGACATTCGCCTGCAAGATCGTGCGGCTACGCTTTGGCCGGCGCTAAGCGGTACGCAATGGCATAACATTACCCTCCAGCAATTGGCAACCTATACCGCGGGGGGATTACCGCTACAGGTGCCGGAGAGCGTGGGCGATAAGGCGCAACTGCTGGACTTCTATCAGCGTTGGCAACCCCAATGGGCCGCCGGAACGACGCGTTATTACTCTAATGCCAGTATCGGTCTGTTTGGTATGTTGGCGGTTCAGCCGAGCGGCTTGAGCTTTAGCCAGGCGATGGCGCGTTGGATCTTGCAGCCCCTGGCATTGCGCCATACCTATCTGAACGTTCCCGCCGCAGCCATGGCTAACTATGCTTGGGGTTACCGTGACGGTCATCCACTGCGTGTGACGCCGGGAGCGTTAGATGAGGAGGCCTATGGTATCAAATCAACCTCGCAGGACATGGCCAGCTGGCTACAGGCCAACATGGATCCCGCTCAGGTTAAAGATAAGACGTTGCGCCAAGCCCTAGACTTCGCGCAGTCGCGTTACTATCAGGCCGGTGCGTTATACCAGGGATTAGGTTGGGAGATGCTGAACTGGCCGCTGAACGCGCAGACGCTGATTGCTGATAGCGCGAATAGCGTCGCTTTACAGCCTCGCGTCGTGCGCTTGATTACCCCGCCGAGTGCGCCGCAGGCCGCCTCCTGGGTGCATAAGACCGGCTCGACGAATGGCTTTGGCGCGTATATCGCCTTTATTCCTCAGGCTCAGTTAGGCATCGTGATGCTAGCGAATAAAAACTATCCGAACCCGCAGCGAGTCCAAGCTGCCTACACCATTCTGCAACATCTCCAGTAA
- the metA gene encoding homoserine O-succinyltransferase MetA yields MPIRIPDALPAVNFLRNENVFVMTHSRAAGQEIRPLKVLLLNLMPKKIETENQFLRLLSNSPLQIDIQLLRIDRRESKNTPSEHLNNFYCDFEEIQQQNFDGLIVTGAPLGLVDFGDVAYWSQIARVIEWARSHVTSTLFVCWAVQAALNVLYGLPKMTRSEKLSGVYSHQTLHPLALLTRGFDEAFWAPHSRYADFPASLIRTETDLQIFAESEQAGAYLFASADKRMVFVTGHPEYDPHTLADEYQRDVNAGLAPTLPLNYFPQDDPTRTPRATWRSHGHLLFTNWLNYYVYQITPYDLRQMNPTLE; encoded by the coding sequence ATGCCAATCAGGATCCCCGATGCCTTACCCGCCGTTAATTTTTTGCGTAATGAAAACGTCTTTGTCATGACGCACTCGCGTGCCGCAGGGCAGGAGATCCGCCCGTTGAAGGTGTTGTTGCTGAACCTGATGCCGAAGAAGATCGAGACAGAGAATCAATTTCTCCGTCTGTTATCGAACTCTCCACTGCAGATCGACATCCAATTACTACGCATCGATCGGCGTGAATCAAAAAATACGCCGAGCGAACATCTGAACAACTTCTATTGCGATTTTGAGGAGATTCAGCAGCAGAATTTCGATGGTTTGATCGTCACCGGTGCTCCATTGGGCTTGGTCGATTTTGGTGATGTCGCCTACTGGTCGCAAATCGCGCGGGTGATCGAATGGGCGCGATCCCATGTGACCTCGACGCTCTTCGTCTGCTGGGCGGTGCAGGCGGCGCTCAACGTGCTATATGGACTACCGAAGATGACACGCAGCGAGAAACTCTCCGGGGTTTACAGCCATCAGACGTTACACCCCTTAGCGTTGCTGACCCGCGGTTTCGATGAGGCTTTTTGGGCGCCACACTCGCGTTATGCCGATTTTCCGGCGTCGCTGATCCGCACGGAGACCGACCTGCAGATCTTTGCCGAGTCGGAACAGGCGGGCGCCTACCTGTTCGCCAGCGCCGATAAGCGTATGGTGTTCGTCACCGGTCATCCGGAATATGACCCCCATACGTTGGCTGATGAATATCAGCGTGATGTGAATGCTGGCCTGGCGCCAACGCTGCCGCTCAATTACTTTCCCCAGGATGACCCTACACGTACCCCCAGGGCGACCTGGCGCAGCCATGGACATCTGCTATTTACTAACTGGTTGAACTATTATGTTTACCAGATAACCCCTTATGATCTGCGCCAGATGAATCCAACCCTGGAGTAA
- a CDS encoding YgiQ family radical SAM protein — translation MSSVSLIQPERDLFSYTPYWAECFGTAPFLPMSREEMDKLGWDSCDIIIVTGDAYVDHPSFGMAIVGRMLEAQGFRVGIIAQPDWTSKTDFMRLGKPNLFFGVTAGNMDSMINRYTADRKLRHDDAYTPNNEGGKRPDRATLVYSQRCKEAFSDVPVILGGIEASLRRVAHYDYWSDTVRRSVLVDAKADMLMYGNGERPLVEVAHRLAAGEPISSICDVRNTAIMRKEPLPGWSGVDSTRLDTPGRIEPIPNPYGDDLACSPKPVDEAAPITVRAPKPKPWEKTYVLLPSFEKVKGDKVMYAHASRILHHETNPGCARALMQKHGDRYVWVNPPAIPLSTEEMDSVYALPFQRVPHPAYGKARLPAYDMIRFSVNIMRGCYGGCAFCSITEHEGRIIQSRSEDSIIREIEEIRDKVPGFTGIISDLGGPTANMYMLRCQSPRAEQTCRRASCVYPDICRHMDTNHEPTIKLYRRARDLAGVKKILIASGVRYDLAVQDPRYIKELATHHVGGYLKIAPEHTEEGPLSKMMKPGMSSYYRFKELFDSYSKQAGKEQYLIPYFISAHPGTRDEDMVNLALWLKQHRFRLDQVQNFYPSPLANSTTMYYTGKNPLSKVDYKSEEVVVPKGERQRRLHKALLRYHDPANWPMIRAALEEMGLQHLIGNRRECLVPAPTLEEQRAARRGYQRNMTPAMTKHTGAPRRPAANAQSSSRPAKSGAVKGAAQPASRSGGKGDNGRPARPEGRNTRRPAGQSKKPR, via the coding sequence ATGAGTAGTGTCAGCCTAATCCAACCGGAGCGCGATCTGTTCTCCTACACCCCTTATTGGGCCGAATGTTTCGGCACCGCACCGTTCTTACCGATGTCGCGTGAAGAGATGGATAAGCTGGGGTGGGACAGCTGCGACATTATCATCGTGACCGGTGATGCCTACGTGGATCATCCCAGCTTCGGTATGGCCATCGTCGGCCGTATGCTGGAAGCGCAAGGCTTCCGGGTCGGCATCATCGCGCAGCCGGACTGGACCAGTAAAACCGACTTTATGCGCCTGGGTAAGCCGAATCTCTTCTTCGGCGTGACCGCCGGCAACATGGACTCGATGATCAACCGCTATACCGCCGATCGCAAGCTACGTCATGACGATGCCTATACGCCGAATAACGAGGGGGGAAAGCGCCCGGATCGCGCCACCTTGGTTTATAGCCAGCGTTGTAAGGAGGCGTTCAGTGACGTGCCAGTGATCCTCGGGGGGATCGAGGCCAGCCTGCGCCGTGTGGCGCACTACGACTATTGGTCGGATACGGTGCGTCGCTCGGTCCTGGTGGATGCAAAGGCCGATATGCTGATGTATGGCAACGGGGAGCGCCCATTGGTCGAAGTCGCACACCGCTTAGCGGCAGGCGAACCGATCAGCAGCATCTGCGATGTGCGTAACACCGCCATCATGCGCAAGGAGCCGTTACCGGGGTGGAGCGGCGTCGATTCGACTCGCCTCGATACCCCAGGGCGGATTGAGCCGATCCCCAATCCCTACGGCGACGATCTGGCTTGTTCGCCCAAGCCGGTCGACGAGGCGGCGCCGATCACCGTGCGTGCGCCCAAGCCCAAACCCTGGGAAAAGACCTACGTTCTATTGCCCTCTTTCGAGAAGGTGAAAGGGGATAAGGTGATGTATGCCCACGCCTCGCGTATTCTGCATCATGAAACCAACCCCGGTTGCGCACGCGCCCTGATGCAGAAACATGGCGATCGCTATGTCTGGGTCAACCCACCGGCCATTCCGCTGAGTACCGAAGAGATGGATAGCGTCTATGCCCTGCCGTTTCAACGGGTACCGCATCCTGCCTACGGTAAGGCGCGTCTACCGGCCTATGACATGATCCGTTTTTCGGTCAACATCATGCGTGGCTGCTACGGCGGTTGTGCCTTCTGTTCGATCACCGAGCATGAGGGGCGCATCATTCAAAGCCGCTCCGAAGACTCCATCATTCGCGAGATCGAAGAGATCCGCGATAAGGTCCCGGGCTTTACCGGGATCATCTCCGATCTCGGCGGCCCGACCGCCAACATGTACATGCTGCGCTGCCAGTCGCCGCGCGCCGAACAGACCTGCCGCCGAGCCTCCTGTGTCTATCCGGATATCTGTCGTCACATGGATACCAATCACGAGCCGACGATTAAGCTCTATCGCCGTGCCCGCGATCTGGCCGGGGTGAAGAAGATCCTGATCGCCTCCGGTGTACGTTACGATCTGGCGGTGCAAGATCCGCGTTACATCAAGGAGCTGGCGACGCATCACGTCGGCGGTTATCTGAAGATCGCCCCGGAGCATACGGAAGAGGGGCCGTTGTCGAAGATGATGAAGCCGGGGATGAGCAGCTATTACCGCTTTAAGGAGCTATTCGATAGCTATTCGAAGCAGGCGGGCAAAGAGCAGTATCTGATCCCCTATTTCATCTCCGCGCATCCGGGAACACGCGACGAGGACATGGTGAACCTGGCGCTTTGGCTTAAGCAGCATCGTTTCCGCCTCGATCAGGTGCAAAACTTCTACCCATCGCCGCTGGCCAACTCGACCACCATGTACTACACCGGGAAGAACCCGCTCTCTAAGGTGGATTATAAGAGCGAAGAGGTGGTGGTGCCGAAGGGAGAACGCCAACGCCGTCTACATAAAGCGCTGTTACGTTATCATGATCCGGCGAACTGGCCGATGATCCGCGCCGCGCTGGAGGAGATGGGGCTGCAACATCTGATCGGTAATCGCCGCGAGTGCCTGGTCCCCGCACCGACGCTGGAGGAGCAGCGCGCCGCTCGCCGGGGTTATCAGCGCAACATGACGCCGGCGATGACGAAACACACCGGTGCGCCACGCCGTCCTGCCGCTAATGCTCAGAGCAGTAGTCGGCCGGCGAAGAGTGGGGCGGTGAAGGGAGCGGCGCAGCCCGCGTCGCGTTCGGGCGGGAAGGGGGACAATGGCCGTCCTGCTCGTCCAGAGGGGCGCAATACCCGTCGTCCTGCCGGGCAGAGCAAGAAGCCGCGCTAA
- the dkgA gene encoding 2,5-didehydrogluconate reductase DkgA, whose translation MPTPPSITLNDGNRIPQLGLGVWQVSDVLARDVVGEALRVGYRAIDTAAIYGNESGVGQALQQSGLARESLFITTKLWNADHLEVERALHASLHKLRLEYVDLYLIHWPMALQDTFVHAWRHLIALRRQGVVKSIGVCNFNPEHIQRLLDETGVVPAINQIELHPLMQQATLQAWNRRHGIATEAWSPLAQGGEGVFDAEPIRRLAAKYGKTPAQIVIRWHLDCGRIVIPKTVSAMRLKENIAVFDFKLEAGELAQIARLECGKRLGSDPATYMRL comes from the coding sequence ATGCCTACCCCTCCCTCTATTACGCTGAATGATGGCAACCGCATCCCACAACTCGGATTAGGGGTCTGGCAGGTCAGCGATGTCTTAGCGCGCGACGTCGTCGGCGAGGCGTTACGCGTCGGTTACCGCGCCATCGATACAGCCGCGATCTACGGTAATGAAAGCGGTGTCGGCCAGGCATTGCAGCAGAGCGGCCTGGCGCGTGAGTCGCTGTTCATCACCACGAAGCTGTGGAATGCCGACCATCTGGAGGTTGAGCGCGCCCTGCACGCGAGCCTACATAAGCTACGTCTGGAGTATGTCGATCTCTACCTCATCCACTGGCCGATGGCGCTGCAGGACACCTTCGTCCATGCCTGGCGCCACCTGATCGCCCTGCGCCGCCAAGGCGTGGTCAAGAGTATCGGAGTCTGTAACTTCAATCCCGAGCATATCCAACGCCTGCTGGATGAGACCGGTGTGGTACCTGCCATCAATCAGATCGAACTTCATCCCTTGATGCAGCAAGCGACATTGCAAGCCTGGAACCGCCGCCACGGTATTGCGACCGAGGCCTGGAGCCCCTTGGCTCAGGGGGGAGAGGGCGTGTTTGACGCCGAACCGATTCGCCGCCTGGCGGCCAAGTATGGTAAGACGCCGGCGCAGATTGTCATTCGTTGGCATCTGGATTGCGGGCGCATCGTGATCCCGAAAACCGTCTCGGCGATGCGTCTGAAGGAAAATATCGCCGTATTTGACTTTAAACTGGAGGCGGGCGAACTGGCACAGATCGCCCGTCTGGAGTGCGGCAAGCGGCTGGGATCCGATCCCGCCACCTATATGCGCCTGTAG
- a CDS encoding aromatic amino acid transaminase → MFEHVDDYAGDPILSLMERFQQDPRPEKVNLSIGLYYDQRGEVPMLSSVATVLDRLNAAPPTAPLYLPMEGLASYRGAVQSLLLGADHPALRQKRVATVQTVGGSGALKIGADFLRRYFPAAEVWVSDPTWENHVAIFEGAGFRVHRYPYFDSQTLGVRFDAMLAALEQLAPQSIVLLHPCCHNPTGADLTPAQWDTLVALLRRRTLIPFLDIAYQGFGGGMDHDVYAIRAIADAGLPCLISNSFSKIFSLYGERVGGLSVLCGDSAEAARVLGQLKATVRRNYSSPPLHGATLVAGVLSDPALHRQWRGEVEAMRLRIIDMRKQLASLLNQALPQRNFDYLRRQRGMFSYTGLSPQQVAQLQQQDAVYLVASGRICMAGLNEGNLARVAAALARVMA, encoded by the coding sequence GTGTTTGAACATGTAGATGACTATGCCGGCGACCCGATCCTCTCTCTCATGGAGCGTTTCCAGCAGGATCCTCGTCCCGAGAAAGTGAACCTGAGTATCGGACTGTATTATGACCAGCGGGGCGAGGTACCGATGCTCTCCTCGGTCGCCACCGTCTTGGATCGCCTGAATGCGGCGCCGCCGACGGCACCGCTTTATTTACCCATGGAAGGCTTGGCCAGTTATCGTGGCGCCGTACAGTCGCTGCTATTGGGCGCCGATCACCCGGCGTTGCGCCAGAAACGCGTGGCGACGGTGCAAACGGTGGGGGGATCGGGGGCCTTGAAGATCGGTGCCGACTTTTTGCGACGCTATTTCCCTGCCGCTGAGGTATGGGTCAGCGATCCGACGTGGGAGAACCATGTCGCGATCTTCGAGGGGGCGGGTTTTCGTGTGCATCGTTATCCCTATTTCGACTCACAGACGTTAGGGGTACGCTTCGACGCCATGCTGGCGGCATTGGAGCAGTTAGCGCCGCAGAGCATCGTGCTGTTGCACCCCTGCTGCCATAATCCGACGGGCGCGGATCTAACGCCTGCGCAGTGGGACACGCTAGTGGCGCTGTTGCGTCGACGTACCCTGATCCCCTTCCTTGATATCGCCTATCAAGGATTCGGCGGTGGCATGGATCACGATGTCTACGCCATTCGCGCCATCGCTGATGCCGGGCTGCCATGTCTGATCAGCAACTCCTTCTCCAAGATCTTCTCGCTGTATGGCGAGCGGGTCGGCGGCTTATCAGTGCTATGTGGCGATAGCGCCGAGGCGGCACGCGTCTTGGGGCAGCTAAAGGCAACGGTACGACGTAACTACTCCAGCCCACCGTTACACGGTGCGACGCTGGTGGCTGGCGTGCTCAGCGATCCGGCATTACATCGCCAATGGCGGGGAGAGGTCGAGGCGATGCGCTTGCGTATCATCGATATGCGTAAGCAGTTGGCCTCCCTGCTCAATCAGGCGCTGCCGCAGCGTAACTTCGACTATCTACGCCGCCAGCGTGGGATGTTCAGCTATACCGGGCTGTCGCCTCAGCAGGTGGCGCAACTGCAGCAGCAGGACGCAGTCTATCTGGTGGCGAGCGGTCGAATCTGTATGGCCGGCTTGAATGAGGGTAATCTGGCGCGCGTAGCGGCGGCATTGGCGCGCGTGATGGCCTGA
- a CDS encoding secondary thiamine-phosphate synthase enzyme YjbQ, protein MWYQQTLTLRARARGFHLITAEITAALPALCQVRVGLLHLLLQHTSASLTLNENCDPTVRHDMERYFLRAVPEDAPYAHDDEGADDMPAHIKSSLLGTSLVVPIRQGALQLGTWQGIWLGEHRIQGGIRRIVATIQGDRIDG, encoded by the coding sequence ATGTGGTATCAGCAAACCTTGACGCTGCGGGCGAGAGCGCGCGGTTTCCATCTGATCACGGCGGAGATCACCGCCGCATTACCGGCCTTGTGTCAGGTACGGGTGGGGCTGTTGCATCTGCTGTTACAACACACTTCGGCGTCGCTTACCCTCAATGAAAACTGTGATCCCACAGTGCGTCATGACATGGAACGTTATTTTTTGCGTGCGGTGCCGGAAGATGCTCCCTATGCGCACGACGACGAAGGTGCGGACGACATGCCCGCCCACATCAAGTCGTCTCTGCTGGGAACCTCGCTGGTGGTGCCGATACGCCAGGGCGCGTTACAGCTTGGAACCTGGCAGGGTATTTGGCTTGGCGAACACCGTATACAGGGCGGGATACGCCGTATCGTAGCAACCATACAAGGGGATAGGATTGATGGATAA
- a CDS encoding MmcQ/YjbR family DNA-binding protein: MDNSAFMQYCLSKPGAQQTLQNRWRTHQVRVGGVLFAMVENGEARPAVAVKTSCEQAARLRSLHKDIVPSSRLNKAHWSTVFLDGALNDSLLYQLVDGSYQLALHQASEQHPLQ; encoded by the coding sequence ATGGATAATTCGGCATTTATGCAATATTGCCTGTCGAAGCCCGGGGCGCAGCAAACCTTACAGAACCGCTGGCGTACCCACCAAGTGCGTGTTGGCGGGGTATTATTCGCGATGGTGGAGAATGGCGAGGCACGCCCGGCGGTGGCGGTGAAGACCAGCTGTGAGCAGGCCGCCAGGCTGCGCAGTCTTCACAAGGATATCGTACCGAGCAGTCGCCTGAACAAGGCGCACTGGAGCACCGTGTTCCTCGACGGTGCCCTCAACGATTCGTTGCTTTATCAGTTGGTGGATGGCTCCTACCAGTTGGCGCTACATCAAGCCAGCGAGCAGCACCCGTTACAGTAA
- the uvrA gene encoding excinuclease ABC subunit UvrA, which produces MDKIEIRGARTHNLKNINLIIPRDKLVVITGLSGSGKSSLAFDTLYAEGQRRYVESLSAYARQFLSLMEKPDVDHIEGLSPAISIEQKSTSHNPRSTVGTITEIHDYLRLLFARVGEPRCPTHGTPLAAQTVSQMVDNVLAQPEGKRLMLLAPIIKDRKGEHSKTLENLAAQGYIRARIDGEVCDLSDPPKLELQKKHSIDVVVDRFKVRPDMAQRLAESFETTLELSGGSAVVADMDDPQAEELLFSANFACPLCGYSMRELEPRLFSFNNPAGACPTCDGLGVQQYFDPDRVVQNGELSLAGGAIRGWDRRNFYYFQMLRSLADHYHFDIEAPFDSLSEAVRKVVLYGSGKEEIEFKYINDRGDTTVRHHPFEGVLHNMERRYKETESSAVREELAKFISNRPCAACGGTRLREEARNVFIEDTTLPQIADLSIGAALRFFHQLALSGQRAKIAEKVLKEIGERLQFLVNVGLNYLTLSRSAETLSGGEAQRIRLASQIGAGLVGVMYVLDEPSIGLHQRDNERLLDTLMHLRNLGNTVIVVEHDEDAIRAADHIIDIGPGAGVHGGEIVAQGDVAQIMATPASLTGQYLSGQRKIAIPSERVAADPTRVLKLSGARGNNLKEVTLTLPVGLFTCITGVSGSGKSTLINDTLFPIAQRQLNGATLSEPAPYRSIEGLEHFDKVIDIDQSPIGRTPRSNPATYTGIFTPIRELFSGVPESRARGYTPGRFSFNVRGGRCEACQGDGVIKVEMHFLPDIYVPCDHCKGKRYNRETLEIKYKGKNIHEVLEMTIEEARSFFDAVPALARKLQTLMDVGLGYIRLGQSATTLSGGEAQRVKLSRELSKRGTGQTLYILDEPTTGLHFADIQQLLAVLHQLRDQGNTIVVIEHNLDVIKTADWIVDLGPEGGSGGGQILVAGTPETVAQCETSHTARFLRPILEHA; this is translated from the coding sequence ATGGATAAAATAGAAATACGGGGTGCTCGCACCCACAATCTCAAGAATATCAACCTGATCATTCCCCGCGACAAACTGGTGGTCATCACCGGCCTGTCCGGATCCGGTAAGTCCTCTCTGGCGTTCGATACGCTGTATGCCGAAGGACAACGGCGCTACGTCGAGTCACTCTCCGCCTACGCCCGCCAGTTTTTGTCGTTGATGGAGAAGCCCGATGTCGATCATATCGAGGGCTTATCACCCGCCATCTCCATCGAACAAAAGTCAACCTCACATAACCCACGCTCTACCGTCGGCACCATCACCGAAATCCATGACTATCTACGTCTGCTGTTCGCCCGTGTCGGCGAGCCACGTTGCCCGACGCATGGCACGCCGCTGGCGGCGCAGACCGTCAGCCAGATGGTCGACAATGTGTTGGCGCAACCGGAAGGTAAGCGTCTGATGCTGCTGGCGCCGATCATCAAGGATCGCAAGGGCGAACACAGTAAGACCCTGGAAAACCTGGCGGCGCAAGGGTATATCCGCGCGCGGATCGATGGCGAGGTCTGCGATCTCTCCGATCCGCCGAAGCTAGAGCTGCAAAAGAAACACAGCATCGACGTGGTGGTCGATCGCTTTAAGGTTCGCCCTGACATGGCACAGCGCCTGGCCGAATCATTCGAGACCACGCTAGAACTCTCTGGCGGCAGTGCGGTCGTGGCCGATATGGACGATCCCCAGGCGGAAGAGTTGCTGTTCTCCGCCAACTTCGCCTGTCCTCTGTGTGGCTACAGCATGCGGGAGTTAGAACCGCGCCTGTTCTCCTTCAATAACCCGGCAGGCGCCTGTCCGACCTGTGATGGCCTGGGTGTTCAGCAATACTTCGATCCCGATCGCGTGGTGCAGAATGGCGAGCTCTCGTTAGCCGGTGGTGCGATTCGCGGTTGGGATCGCCGTAACTTCTACTATTTCCAGATGCTGCGCTCGTTAGCCGACCATTATCATTTTGATATCGAAGCGCCTTTCGACTCACTGAGCGAGGCGGTACGGAAGGTAGTGCTCTACGGCTCAGGCAAAGAAGAGATCGAGTTCAAGTACATTAACGATCGCGGCGACACCACGGTACGCCATCACCCCTTCGAGGGGGTGCTGCACAACATGGAGCGCCGCTATAAAGAGACCGAGTCCAGCGCGGTACGCGAGGAGCTGGCGAAGTTTATCAGCAACCGTCCCTGCGCCGCCTGCGGTGGAACCCGTCTGCGCGAAGAGGCGCGTAATGTCTTCATCGAGGACACCACCCTGCCGCAGATCGCCGATCTCAGCATCGGCGCGGCGTTACGCTTCTTCCACCAACTGGCCCTCAGCGGACAACGCGCCAAGATCGCCGAAAAGGTGCTGAAAGAGATCGGCGAACGCCTGCAATTCCTGGTCAACGTCGGGCTCAACTATTTGACCCTGTCGCGCTCGGCCGAGACGCTGTCCGGCGGCGAGGCGCAACGCATCCGCCTGGCCAGCCAGATCGGTGCCGGGCTGGTCGGGGTGATGTATGTACTGGATGAACCCTCCATCGGCCTACATCAACGCGATAATGAGCGCCTGCTCGACACATTGATGCATCTGCGCAACCTGGGTAACACGGTGATCGTCGTCGAGCACGATGAAGACGCCATCCGTGCCGCCGATCATATCATCGACATCGGCCCCGGTGCCGGCGTGCATGGTGGCGAGATCGTCGCCCAAGGCGACGTGGCGCAGATCATGGCGACCCCCGCCTCCCTCACCGGCCAATATCTGAGCGGACAACGTAAGATCGCCATCCCCAGCGAGCGGGTCGCCGCCGATCCAACGCGTGTGCTCAAGCTGAGCGGTGCGCGTGGTAATAACCTGAAAGAGGTGACATTAACCCTGCCCGTCGGGCTGTTCACCTGCATCACCGGTGTCTCTGGCTCCGGCAAATCGACGCTTATCAACGATACGCTGTTCCCCATCGCGCAACGCCAGTTGAATGGCGCCACGCTGAGTGAACCGGCCCCCTACCGTAGCATTGAGGGGCTGGAGCACTTCGACAAGGTGATCGACATCGATCAAAGCCCCATCGGACGGACGCCACGCTCTAACCCGGCGACCTACACCGGTATCTTCACCCCGATCCGTGAGCTGTTCTCCGGGGTACCGGAGTCGCGCGCCCGTGGTTATACCCCTGGCCGCTTCAGCTTTAACGTACGCGGGGGGCGCTGTGAGGCCTGCCAGGGCGATGGGGTGATCAAGGTGGAGATGCACTTTCTACCGGACATCTACGTACCATGCGATCACTGCAAAGGTAAGCGCTATAACCGCGAAACCTTGGAGATCAAATACAAAGGGAAGAACATCCACGAGGTGCTGGAGATGACCATCGAGGAGGCGCGCAGTTTCTTCGACGCCGTCCCGGCGCTGGCGCGTAAGCTACAGACGCTGATGGATGTTGGCCTGGGTTATATTCGTTTGGGACAATCGGCCACCACCCTATCCGGCGGCGAGGCACAGCGCGTTAAGCTATCACGAGAGCTCTCTAAGCGCGGCACCGGGCAAACCCTGTATATTCTGGACGAACCGACCACCGGTCTACACTTCGCCGATATTCAGCAACTCCTGGCGGTATTGCACCAGCTACGTGACCAGGGCAATACCATCGTGGTTATCGAGCACAATTTGGACGTGATCAAAACGGCGGACTGGATCGTCGATCTGGGGCCGGAAGGCGGCAGCGGTGGTGGACAAATCTTGGTCGCCGGGACGCCGGAAACCGTCGCGCAATGCGAAACCTCGCATACCGCACGCTTCCTGCGCCCGATCCTCGAACACGCGTGA
- a CDS encoding single-stranded DNA-binding protein, whose translation MASRGVNKVILIGNLGQDPEVRYMPNGGAVANLTLATSESWRDKQTGEQKERTEWHRVALYGKLAEIAGEYLRKGSQVYVEGQLRTRKWQDQSGQDRYTTEVVVDINGSMQMLGGRQGGGAPMGNQGNQGQQGGWGQPQQPQGAAFSGGQSAPRQQQGGYAAPAQPAAPQSNEPPMDFDDDIPF comes from the coding sequence ATGGCCAGCAGAGGCGTAAACAAAGTGATTCTTATCGGTAATCTGGGTCAGGATCCGGAAGTCCGTTATATGCCGAACGGCGGTGCCGTTGCCAACTTGACGCTGGCGACCTCTGAATCTTGGCGTGACAAGCAGACCGGTGAGCAGAAAGAGCGCACCGAATGGCATCGTGTTGCGCTGTACGGCAAGCTGGCGGAGATCGCCGGCGAATACCTGCGCAAAGGCTCTCAGGTATACGTTGAGGGGCAACTGCGTACGCGTAAGTGGCAGGATCAGAGCGGCCAGGACCGCTATACCACCGAAGTCGTCGTCGACATCAACGGCTCTATGCAGATGCTGGGGGGACGTCAGGGTGGCGGGGCTCCGATGGGTAACCAAGGTAACCAAGGCCAGCAAGGGGGCTGGGGCCAGCCGCAGCAGCCGCAAGGCGCCGCCTTCAGCGGTGGGCAATCCGCGCCTCGTCAGCAGCAGGGGGGTTATGCCGCGCCAGCACAACCGGCCGCACCGCAGAGCAACGAGCCGCCGATGGATTTCGATGATGATATCCCGTTCTGA